One Thermococcus sp. JdF3 genomic window carries:
- a CDS encoding site-2 protease family protein, whose protein sequence is MNTALITVIIGIAAFWVILYALFGRREEKEEGLTVDLFIAMWRTKRLLGFIDGLARRSRRFWKVYADVGIALGFMGMAYVFYALLRTALKTIQSGGEGGGVQLVIPGVTIPLWYGLIALAVVMVVHELSHGIVARAENLPLKSVGLVLLAVIPGAFVEPDEEELERASLRTRLRVYGAGSLANVATALLAVLILNFAISPVLQPSGILVSGVLEDGPAHGILQKGDVIVAMDGVQIRDMENFINFMNGTKPGQMVTLTVLREGQELNLPLKLGAHPDNPEKGYIGIYPAQNVVSKVGADWLVLPLFFTFYWIYVLNIGIGLMNLFPLVPLDGGRMLDDVFKRYLPESVAKPVRYFTIGVGLFLLALNILPAIMNLTG, encoded by the coding sequence ATGAACACCGCCCTCATCACAGTCATCATTGGAATCGCTGCCTTCTGGGTTATCCTATACGCCCTCTTCGGGAGACGGGAGGAGAAGGAGGAGGGCCTGACGGTTGATCTCTTCATCGCCATGTGGAGAACGAAGAGACTGCTCGGGTTCATCGACGGTCTCGCACGCAGGAGCAGACGCTTCTGGAAGGTCTACGCGGATGTCGGAATCGCCCTTGGCTTTATGGGCATGGCCTACGTCTTCTACGCACTCCTAAGAACGGCACTGAAAACCATCCAGAGCGGAGGGGAGGGCGGAGGTGTACAGCTCGTCATCCCCGGGGTAACGATACCCCTCTGGTACGGCCTGATAGCCCTCGCCGTCGTCATGGTGGTCCACGAGCTGAGTCACGGAATAGTGGCGAGGGCCGAGAACCTGCCGCTGAAATCTGTGGGTCTGGTTCTCCTCGCCGTCATACCCGGCGCCTTCGTCGAGCCGGACGAGGAGGAGCTTGAGAGGGCCTCCCTGCGCACCAGGCTGAGGGTTTACGGGGCCGGCTCACTCGCCAACGTTGCAACGGCGCTCCTAGCTGTTTTGATCCTCAACTTCGCCATCTCACCCGTTCTTCAGCCATCCGGAATCCTCGTGTCCGGCGTGCTGGAGGACGGCCCGGCCCACGGAATCCTTCAGAAGGGGGATGTTATAGTCGCCATGGATGGTGTTCAGATAAGGGACATGGAGAACTTCATAAACTTCATGAACGGGACGAAGCCGGGTCAGATGGTCACGCTCACGGTCCTCAGGGAAGGTCAGGAGCTGAACCTCCCGCTGAAGCTCGGGGCGCATCCGGATAACCCGGAGAAGGGCTACATAGGAATCTACCCCGCGCAGAACGTGGTCTCAAAGGTGGGAGCCGACTGGCTGGTGCTGCCGCTGTTCTTCACCTTCTACTGGATATACGTGCTCAACATAGGCATCGGGCTTATGAACCTCTTCCCGCTCGTCCCGCTGGACGGCGGGAGGATGCTCGACGACGTGTTCAAACGCTACCTGCCGGAGAGCGTCGCGAAGCCGGTCAGGTACTTCACCATAGGGGTGGGCCTCTTCCTGCTGGCCCTCAACATTCTCCCGGCAATAATGAACCTCACGGGGTAG